In the genome of Limnobaculum zhutongyuii, one region contains:
- a CDS encoding GNAT family N-acetyltransferase produces MNVDIVIADYQNPAQGNDLLMLLDGYAQDPMGGGEALAPSVKASLLGELARLPHAFTVLAYVDNKPAGLINCFLGFSTFAAKPLVNIHDVVVSPSFRGLGLSQKMMAKVEQVAREKGCCKMTLEVLEGNDVAKGSYSKFGFSGYELDPQMGKAVFWQKTLS; encoded by the coding sequence ATGAATGTTGATATTGTTATTGCTGACTACCAGAATCCCGCTCAGGGAAATGATTTGTTGATGTTACTGGATGGGTATGCTCAAGACCCAATGGGCGGTGGGGAAGCGTTAGCACCATCGGTAAAAGCAAGCCTGTTGGGAGAGTTAGCCAGGTTACCTCATGCTTTTACCGTGTTGGCCTATGTCGACAATAAACCTGCGGGCTTGATTAACTGTTTTCTCGGTTTTTCAACGTTTGCAGCCAAACCTCTGGTGAATATCCATGATGTGGTGGTTAGTCCATCATTTAGAGGATTGGGGCTAAGCCAGAAAATGATGGCAAAAGTGGAACAAGTTGCCCGGGAGAAAGGTTGCTGCAAGATGACGCTGGAAGTGCTTGAGGGTAATGATGTCGCTAAAGGCAGTTACAGTAAATTCGGTTTTTCAGGTTATGAGCTGGATCCGCAAATGGGAAAAGCCGTTTTCTGGCAGAAGACGCT
- a CDS encoding 5'-nucleotidase: protein MAIDLSKTLVIGISATALFDLSADNDMYQEKLQQDPDSAMKEFRLYLRGNEDKPLDDGAGMPLVKSILALNEHKKANDEGPVVEIVVVSRNAPEVGYRVLKEIKKRGLNISRSAFTSGESISDYLDAYYIDLFLTTDTQEAKRVMENNQCATALVYAPKKTIAQTALPQLRFAFDGDAGIFNAITDGKSETSINPGPHANLLIKLSKVQERISESLDHSPLRVALITSQNSSSDPAEMTMIDTLKHWGIYINDIFFLGGLQKSRFLKAFKPHIFFDSQDSQQDASELDMPYAKVMYSNQVETSVVEEKETEASEEVKKSETSKAEVKEATEKKPSVVVENDEDDEDEDDEKLTTEEKKKEGKELGVSLDECLSPAPPEDLSNLLNKFIRKKPADAE from the coding sequence ATGGCAATCGATCTATCTAAAACATTGGTGATAGGTATCTCAGCTACAGCGCTATTTGATTTATCAGCCGACAACGACATGTATCAGGAAAAATTACAGCAAGATCCTGATTCAGCCATGAAAGAGTTTCGTCTCTATCTGCGTGGAAATGAAGATAAGCCGTTAGATGATGGCGCAGGTATGCCGCTGGTAAAATCTATACTGGCCTTGAATGAACATAAAAAAGCCAATGATGAAGGTCCGGTAGTTGAAATTGTTGTGGTCTCTCGTAATGCCCCAGAAGTAGGCTACCGTGTATTAAAAGAGATTAAGAAACGTGGATTAAATATTTCCCGTTCGGCTTTTACTTCTGGTGAATCAATTAGCGATTATCTTGATGCATACTATATTGACCTGTTCCTGACAACAGACACGCAAGAAGCTAAGCGGGTAATGGAGAACAATCAGTGCGCTACTGCTTTGGTATATGCACCGAAAAAGACCATTGCACAAACTGCATTGCCTCAGCTCAGATTTGCATTTGATGGTGACGCAGGGATTTTTAATGCGATCACTGACGGTAAGTCCGAAACATCAATTAATCCAGGCCCGCATGCCAACTTGCTGATCAAATTATCGAAAGTGCAAGAACGCATCTCTGAAAGTCTGGATCACTCACCGTTACGGGTTGCATTGATTACCTCTCAAAACAGCTCCAGCGATCCGGCTGAAATGACCATGATTGATACACTGAAACATTGGGGTATCTATATTAATGATATTTTCTTCTTGGGTGGCTTACAGAAGTCTCGCTTCCTTAAAGCGTTCAAACCACATATTTTCTTTGATAGTCAGGATTCTCAGCAAGATGCCTCTGAATTGGATATGCCTTACGCTAAAGTCATGTATAGCAATCAAGTTGAGACATCAGTGGTAGAAGAAAAAGAGACGGAGGCGTCGGAAGAGGTAAAAAAGTCTGAAACATCAAAAGCAGAAGTGAAAGAAGCAACCGAGAAGAAACCTTCGGTAGTCGTGGAAAACGATGAAGATGATGAAGACGAAGACGATGAAAAGCTGACGACGGAAGAAAAGAAAAAAGAGGGTAAAGAGCTGGGCGTTTCTTTAGATGAATGCCTGAGTCCTGCTCCGCCAGAAGATTTAAGTAATTTACTCAACAAGTTTATTCGCAAGAAACCTGCTGATGCAGAATAA
- a CDS encoding sulfite exporter TauE/SafE family protein, with translation MALLAKVFIGALLGLIISTTGVGGGVLILPVLIWLFGMDTLTAVATANLMSMLMKISSTGVHFRLGNIPLKRSLIILSIMLPSTLIASYGITLLANIDAWHQYVQLSINILIVLAIALSLFIFCTQLFHPAALVSDASTKTITPTTRFILPGIAAGITIGATGVGGGVVMLPILTKYAGMNIKQAIGTSVFVTMLLSGASALAYGQGGYTDLHLAVILSLGSILSIPLAKYLLKNVSERAFQLITFIFILCSAMTMLYRLLISH, from the coding sequence CTGGCGCTGTTAGCCAAAGTCTTTATTGGAGCACTGCTGGGCTTGATTATCAGTACTACCGGTGTTGGAGGTGGCGTTCTTATTTTGCCAGTATTGATCTGGTTGTTTGGTATGGACACTTTGACGGCGGTAGCAACCGCCAATCTGATGTCGATGTTAATGAAGATATCTTCAACCGGCGTTCACTTTCGATTAGGTAATATCCCTTTAAAACGTTCGCTGATTATTCTGTCTATTATGTTGCCCAGTACGCTGATTGCCAGTTACGGTATCACACTGCTAGCCAACATTGATGCCTGGCATCAGTATGTTCAACTCAGTATCAATATTTTGATTGTATTGGCTATTGCATTGTCACTTTTTATCTTCTGCACCCAGCTGTTTCATCCTGCCGCCCTGGTTAGTGACGCATCCACAAAAACAATAACACCGACAACCCGTTTTATTCTCCCTGGAATTGCTGCGGGGATCACTATTGGAGCAACGGGCGTCGGCGGTGGTGTTGTGATGTTACCGATTTTAACCAAATATGCCGGGATGAATATCAAACAGGCAATAGGAACTTCGGTATTCGTTACCATGTTGCTTTCGGGTGCTTCTGCGCTGGCGTACGGTCAGGGTGGCTATACTGATTTACATCTGGCAGTCATACTCAGCCTGGGTTCAATACTCTCGATCCCGCTAGCCAAATACCTACTTAAAAATGTTTCAGAACGCGCTTTCCAGCTAATCACCTTTATTTTTATTCTTTGCAGCGCGATGACCATGCTTTATCGCTTACTGATATCACATTAG
- the rtcA gene encoding RNA 3'-terminal phosphate cyclase: MQWIEIDGSKGEGGGQILRSGLSLSMITGKAVRFTHIRAGRSKPGIMRQHLTAILAAQQVCDAQVSGAILNSTELTFIPGQIKSGNYQFDLGGAGSCALVLQTLLPALWSAHSESRVRLSGGTHNPMAPSTSFLQQVWLPLMERMGAKATLLVHRCGFYPAGGGEVEIVVYPVKQWQALHLPQRGKLIDIGAQSLISDVPDSVAFRELNIVKQQLKVEQSKLSSIDVSSARCAGNALLVKLQFEHLTELFCAIGTKGKAAAKVAQEACDEAQAYLKSSAAVGEYLADQLLLPMAIAGKGCFTTSEITDHLSTNALVICQFLNCRIDIQSIEQGIEVNIQKQ; the protein is encoded by the coding sequence GTGCAATGGATTGAAATTGATGGCTCAAAAGGTGAAGGCGGAGGGCAAATTCTCCGCAGCGGATTGTCGCTGTCGATGATTACTGGTAAAGCCGTACGTTTTACTCATATCAGAGCCGGGCGAAGCAAGCCCGGTATTATGCGCCAACATTTAACCGCTATTCTGGCAGCACAGCAGGTTTGTGATGCACAGGTCAGTGGTGCAATATTAAACTCAACGGAATTGACGTTTATTCCAGGTCAAATTAAGTCCGGAAACTATCAGTTTGATTTAGGAGGCGCTGGCAGTTGTGCATTGGTGTTACAGACGCTATTACCCGCCTTATGGTCAGCTCATAGCGAAAGTAGGGTGAGATTGAGCGGTGGTACTCATAACCCTATGGCACCATCGACCAGTTTTTTACAACAGGTTTGGCTGCCATTAATGGAGCGAATGGGGGCGAAAGCAACCTTATTAGTGCATCGCTGTGGTTTTTATCCGGCAGGTGGCGGTGAAGTTGAGATTGTCGTTTATCCGGTTAAGCAATGGCAAGCGTTACATTTGCCTCAGCGCGGTAAGTTGATTGATATTGGTGCACAATCGTTGATTTCAGATGTCCCTGATTCAGTTGCCTTCAGAGAATTGAACATTGTAAAACAGCAGTTAAAGGTTGAACAATCAAAGCTAAGCTCGATTGATGTATCTTCAGCAAGATGTGCTGGTAATGCGCTATTGGTAAAATTGCAATTTGAACATTTAACCGAACTATTTTGTGCCATTGGCACTAAAGGCAAAGCAGCAGCTAAAGTGGCTCAGGAGGCTTGTGATGAAGCACAAGCTTATTTGAAATCATCAGCGGCGGTAGGCGAGTATTTGGCCGATCAATTGCTGTTGCCAATGGCCATCGCGGGGAAAGGATGTTTTACCACTTCAGAGATAACCGATCATCTTTCGACTAATGCTTTAGTTATCTGTCAGTTTTTAAATTGCCGTATTGATATTCAATCGATAGAGCAGGGAATCGAAGTAAACATTCAGAAGCAATAA
- a CDS encoding RtcB family protein, protein MKPSIQVMNVENGRPVKMWTQGVPVEDEAKRQLENTAKMPFIFKHIAVMPDVHLGKGSTIGSVIPTIGAIIPAAVGVDIGCGMIAVRTSLHASDLPDNLSAVRDAIERAVPHGREVNRSKRDKGAWNDVPETVNRAWLQLDPDFKQIIDKYPKLKNTNNRVHLGTLGTGNHFIEVCLDENQAVWFMLHSGSRGIGNAIGSLFIELAKKDMQRHFINLPHQDLAYLVEGSEHYNDYVFAVDWAQRYARLNRETMMNNVIAAVRTVITKPFTLEMEAVNCHHNYVQKEQHFGQDVLVTRKGAVSAQAGELGIISGSMGARSFIVRGKGNPDAFCSCSHGAGRTMSRTEAKRRFSIEDQIKATAGVECRKDSDVIDEIPMAYKDIDAVMTAQSELVEIVHTLKQVVCVKG, encoded by the coding sequence ATGAAACCCTCAATTCAGGTAATGAACGTTGAGAATGGTCGCCCGGTTAAAATGTGGACTCAGGGAGTTCCGGTTGAAGACGAGGCTAAGCGTCAGTTAGAGAACACGGCCAAAATGCCGTTTATCTTTAAACATATTGCAGTGATGCCGGACGTACATTTGGGTAAAGGTTCAACCATTGGCTCTGTCATTCCTACCATAGGGGCGATTATTCCCGCTGCGGTAGGTGTGGATATCGGTTGTGGGATGATTGCGGTGAGAACATCTCTGCATGCAAGCGATTTACCGGATAACTTATCTGCGGTGCGAGATGCGATAGAACGAGCGGTACCGCATGGTCGGGAAGTTAATCGATCCAAGCGAGATAAAGGAGCATGGAATGATGTGCCTGAAACGGTAAACCGTGCATGGTTACAGTTAGATCCTGACTTTAAGCAGATTATTGATAAGTACCCTAAGTTGAAAAATACCAATAATCGGGTTCACTTAGGAACCTTGGGAACAGGTAACCACTTTATCGAAGTTTGTCTGGATGAGAATCAGGCTGTGTGGTTTATGTTGCACTCCGGTTCTCGTGGTATCGGTAATGCTATCGGAAGCCTGTTTATTGAACTGGCGAAAAAAGATATGCAACGACACTTTATAAACCTACCGCATCAGGATTTAGCTTATCTGGTTGAAGGTAGCGAACATTATAACGATTACGTTTTTGCCGTTGATTGGGCGCAGCGTTATGCCCGATTAAACCGTGAAACGATGATGAATAACGTGATTGCTGCAGTTCGTACTGTAATCACTAAGCCCTTTACTTTAGAGATGGAAGCAGTGAACTGCCATCATAACTATGTACAGAAAGAACAGCATTTTGGTCAGGACGTACTGGTAACTCGTAAAGGTGCGGTGAGTGCTCAGGCCGGTGAATTGGGGATTATTTCCGGTTCTATGGGAGCCCGATCTTTTATCGTACGAGGAAAAGGTAACCCGGATGCATTCTGTTCCTGCAGTCACGGAGCAGGTCGAACAATGAGTCGTACCGAAGCAAAACGTCGTTTCTCGATCGAGGATCAGATCAAAGCCACGGCGGGTGTTGAATGCCGTAAAGACTCAGATGTTATTGATGAGATACCTATGGCTTATAAAGATATTGATGCAGTGATGACCGCACAGTCAGAGCTGGTAGAGATTGTTCATACTTTAAAGCAGGTGGTTTGCGTTAAAGGGTAA
- a CDS encoding vWA domain-containing protein produces the protein MANTQLFKSLKGRWLPKTNDKNEAGGTAYRFSAEHALAQYAATGCLNGTYYASAETQLDTVMALCSQVDPLMLAKIAVYCRQYGYMKDMPALLLAILSVKGKEYLPMAFPLVVDNGKMLRNFVQILRSDTVGRKSLGTRPKKLVQDWLNNASEKALLSAAVGNNPSLADVVKMVHPKPQESWREAFFAWLIGKPYDEKVLPPITRAFEQYKRQGNCDEDGLPAVPFQMLTALNLTTADWAKIAKQGSWQMVRMNLNTFARHGVFELPGMTKVIADKLSDRKNIMQAKVFPYQLMTAYQSASKEIPLMVREALQDALEIALENVLPVAGKMVVCPDVSGSMHSPATGYRPGATTVTRCVDIAALIAATYLRKQRDTLIVPFEYQVVESNRVVLNPRDTVLTNATKLAAACGGGTDCSAPLKWLNAKGIRADVVLLVSDNESWGSIHRQGSSATETMRQWEMFKRFNPSARLICLDIQPYATTQAKEREDILNIGGFSDTVFQMISAFSQGQMQSEHWLGEINKVTLSQ, from the coding sequence ATGGCGAATACTCAACTATTTAAATCATTAAAAGGTCGTTGGTTACCAAAAACGAATGATAAGAATGAAGCAGGTGGAACGGCATACCGCTTTAGTGCAGAACATGCATTGGCACAGTATGCTGCCACGGGTTGCTTAAATGGTACTTATTACGCTTCGGCAGAAACTCAATTAGATACCGTAATGGCGCTGTGCTCTCAGGTAGATCCGTTAATGCTGGCCAAAATAGCCGTGTACTGCCGTCAATATGGTTATATGAAAGATATGCCGGCATTACTGTTAGCCATATTGTCAGTGAAGGGAAAAGAGTATTTACCAATGGCATTTCCACTGGTGGTGGATAACGGCAAAATGTTACGTAATTTTGTGCAGATATTACGTAGTGATACCGTGGGACGTAAATCTTTAGGTACACGTCCTAAAAAATTAGTGCAGGATTGGTTAAATAACGCCAGTGAGAAAGCACTGTTATCAGCGGCAGTAGGTAATAATCCTTCGTTAGCGGATGTGGTAAAGATGGTACATCCAAAACCACAAGAAAGCTGGAGAGAAGCCTTCTTTGCCTGGTTAATTGGTAAGCCCTATGATGAAAAAGTATTACCGCCAATTACTCGCGCGTTTGAGCAATATAAACGTCAGGGTAACTGTGATGAAGATGGATTACCGGCGGTGCCGTTCCAGATGTTAACTGCATTAAATTTGACTACGGCAGACTGGGCGAAGATAGCAAAGCAGGGTAGCTGGCAGATGGTGCGAATGAATCTGAACACCTTTGCCCGTCACGGTGTGTTTGAGTTACCGGGCATGACAAAAGTGATTGCTGATAAGTTGAGTGACAGAAAGAACATTATGCAGGCAAAAGTGTTCCCGTATCAGTTAATGACGGCATATCAGTCAGCCAGTAAAGAGATTCCGCTGATGGTGCGTGAAGCATTACAGGATGCATTGGAAATTGCCTTAGAGAACGTATTGCCAGTGGCAGGAAAAATGGTGGTATGTCCGGATGTCTCGGGTTCTATGCACTCTCCGGCAACCGGTTATCGCCCTGGAGCAACAACCGTAACCCGCTGCGTTGATATTGCGGCATTGATTGCCGCCACTTATCTGCGTAAACAGCGCGATACACTAATCGTACCTTTTGAGTATCAGGTAGTGGAAAGCAATCGGGTTGTGTTGAACCCAAGAGATACGGTGTTAACTAATGCTACCAAATTGGCAGCGGCCTGTGGTGGTGGAACAGATTGTAGCGCACCGCTGAAATGGTTAAACGCCAAAGGCATTCGCGCTGATGTAGTACTGCTGGTTTCGGATAACGAATCCTGGGGAAGTATTCATCGTCAGGGAAGTAGCGCAACAGAGACTATGCGCCAGTGGGAAATGTTTAAACGTTTTAATCCGTCGGCCAGACTGATTTGTCTGGATATCCAGCCCTATGCCACGACACAGGCGAAGGAAAGGGAAGACATTCTGAATATTGGTGGGTTTTCTGACACAGTATTTCAGATGATTAGCGCATTTTCCCAGGGACAAATGCAATCCGAACACTGGTTAGGTGAAATTAATAAAGTGACATTGTCACAATAA
- the hxpB gene encoding hexitol phosphatase HxpB → MTTAIIFDMDGVLVDSEPVWVKVEQEIYLQCYGVHLDDEDFKDSAGIRIDKLLTEHHHRHSLPLEDVPRRVEEIVTEVGRRIQTHPQPMPGVVELLETIQQHGLPIVVASSSPRKQIARVLDALNISHYFSHQISAEGMINGKPHPAVFLRASEILNVNPEECIVIEDAVNGMVAAKAAQMKVIVMPAPEACQDKRFGLADVQVNSLGEVWQAIQQLK, encoded by the coding sequence ATGACGACGGCTATTATCTTTGATATGGATGGCGTACTGGTGGATTCAGAGCCTGTTTGGGTCAAAGTGGAACAAGAAATTTATTTGCAGTGTTATGGCGTTCATTTAGACGATGAGGATTTTAAAGATAGTGCCGGGATTCGTATTGATAAGTTACTGACAGAGCACCATCATCGTCACTCACTCCCGTTAGAAGACGTTCCTCGCCGTGTTGAAGAAATTGTTACTGAAGTTGGTCGAAGAATACAAACTCATCCTCAGCCTATGCCTGGGGTAGTTGAACTGTTGGAAACTATTCAACAGCATGGTTTGCCGATAGTAGTTGCGTCTTCTTCACCACGAAAGCAAATTGCCCGCGTATTAGATGCGTTAAATATTAGCCATTACTTTTCCCACCAAATCTCTGCTGAAGGCATGATTAATGGTAAGCCTCATCCGGCGGTATTTTTGCGGGCGTCAGAAATACTCAACGTCAATCCGGAGGAGTGTATCGTGATTGAAGATGCAGTAAACGGTATGGTGGCGGCTAAAGCGGCCCAGATGAAAGTGATCGTTATGCCTGCACCAGAAGCGTGTCAGGATAAGCGATTTGGATTAGCCGATGTGCAGGTTAATTCGCTGGGTGAAGTCTGGCAGGCAATACAACAGTTAAAATAA
- a CDS encoding DeoR/GlpR family DNA-binding transcription regulator: MSDKRSDRMRNILHYLWQHKKIETRQVVELFGYAEASVRRDFQIIVDGYPGMVRCHGGIVFDKTTVDQEYIFDVKQSIQRVAKQDIAQVARNMIKPDDCILLDSGSTCLELAKRLSDISAKVITTDVKIANQLGCYNQLESYIVGGMIRSGYFSVGESLAVDMLKLFSADKTFMSCDALSLESGITNSTVFEVGVKKMLIQRGRQVVLLADHSKFDQIKPHSVATLLSMSCIITDALLPEETFQRYRQAGINIIRAGERGYDDGYYL; encoded by the coding sequence ATGAGCGATAAACGTTCCGATCGAATGCGTAATATCCTGCACTATCTGTGGCAGCATAAAAAGATAGAAACACGCCAGGTGGTTGAACTGTTTGGCTATGCTGAAGCTTCTGTCAGACGAGACTTTCAGATTATTGTGGATGGCTATCCGGGAATGGTTCGCTGTCATGGTGGTATCGTATTTGATAAAACCACCGTCGATCAAGAGTACATTTTTGATGTTAAACAGAGTATTCAACGGGTGGCTAAGCAGGATATTGCTCAGGTTGCCCGCAACATGATCAAGCCAGATGACTGCATTTTGCTGGATTCAGGTTCAACCTGTCTGGAACTGGCAAAACGACTGTCAGATATCTCCGCCAAAGTGATTACCACTGATGTAAAAATAGCCAATCAACTGGGGTGTTATAACCAACTGGAGAGCTATATCGTTGGCGGCATGATTCGCTCAGGATATTTTTCCGTAGGAGAAAGCCTTGCCGTTGATATGTTGAAACTATTTTCAGCAGATAAAACCTTTATGTCATGTGATGCGTTATCTCTGGAGAGCGGGATAACTAACTCCACCGTTTTTGAAGTAGGAGTGAAGAAAATGCTGATCCAGCGGGGCCGACAAGTCGTACTACTGGCGGATCACAGTAAATTCGATCAGATAAAACCTCACAGTGTGGCGACGTTACTCTCGATGAGCTGTATTATTACTGATGCGTTACTGCCTGAAGAGACGTTTCAACGTTACCGACAGGCTGGAATTAATATCATCAGAGCGGGAGAAAGAGGGTATGACGACGGCTATTATCTTTGA
- a CDS encoding beta/alpha barrel domain-containing protein, translating to MLTTIHPSLASACQLELGETLNRLNTATIGSIHLDIEDTSFIRNITFGLKTVTQVAGATSHPLSFHLMVRDPFPWIEWLKPLNPAWIFVHAETLANPAEILALIKEIGSKAGLAFNPATPLAPYSYLASLMDSLMVMTSEPDGVGQRFNPQLIDKVVQATSLFKEMEIWADGGITLAAASKLYAAGARHLVLGRALFSSEALVANIDTFREIGDER from the coding sequence ATGCTAACCACTATTCACCCGTCACTGGCCTCGGCCTGTCAGCTTGAGTTAGGCGAAACCCTCAACCGGTTGAATACGGCGACAATAGGCTCGATTCATTTGGATATTGAAGACACCAGCTTTATTCGAAATATCACCTTTGGTTTAAAAACCGTTACTCAGGTTGCAGGGGCTACTTCTCATCCTTTGTCGTTTCATTTAATGGTCAGGGATCCATTTCCATGGATTGAATGGCTGAAACCACTTAATCCAGCCTGGATATTTGTTCATGCTGAAACACTGGCGAATCCGGCTGAGATTCTGGCCCTAATTAAAGAAATCGGAAGTAAAGCCGGACTGGCGTTCAATCCGGCAACACCATTGGCACCTTATTCTTATCTGGCTTCATTGATGGATAGCTTAATGGTTATGACCAGTGAGCCTGACGGTGTGGGGCAGCGTTTTAATCCACAGCTGATTGATAAAGTTGTACAGGCCACATCGTTGTTTAAAGAAATGGAAATTTGGGCTGATGGTGGTATTACGCTTGCCGCGGCCAGCAAACTGTATGCTGCCGGAGCCCGACATCTGGTGCTGGGGCGGGCACTATTTAGTTCAGAAGCCTTGGTAGCAAATATCGATACTTTTCGGGAGATTGGCGATGAGCGATAA
- a CDS encoding PTS sugar transporter subunit IIA gives MIVDCKAAQALRHAESWEEAVALAATPLIELGYAKIEYIQGIIDNTLEYGPYYLIAPGIALPHARPEQGAIRNGVAFTTLSQPVNFDHDECDLIWLLICVSATDAEQHIKTIQTIASLLDNSALITQIQQARSDDELYRLVDSAIVGI, from the coding sequence TTGATTGTGGATTGTAAGGCCGCGCAGGCTTTACGCCATGCTGAATCATGGGAGGAAGCGGTAGCGCTGGCGGCCACACCATTGATTGAGCTTGGCTATGCAAAAATCGAGTATATCCAGGGCATTATTGATAATACGCTGGAATACGGCCCGTATTATTTAATTGCACCAGGAATCGCCTTACCTCATGCCCGTCCAGAGCAGGGTGCTATCCGTAATGGTGTGGCATTTACTACATTGTCGCAACCAGTGAACTTTGACCATGATGAGTGTGATCTCATCTGGCTGCTTATTTGCGTCAGTGCAACGGATGCTGAACAGCATATAAAGACCATCCAGACTATTGCCTCCTTACTGGATAACTCAGCACTGATAACACAAATTCAGCAGGCCAGAAGCGATGATGAACTTTACCGACTGGTAGATTCGGCAATTGTGGGTATCTGA
- a CDS encoding BtpA/SgcQ family protein, producing MSWLKSVIGIEKAVIAMCHFRALPGDPGFDTSKGMSWVIDRAYEDLTALQNGGVDAVMFSNEFSMPYLTKVKPETSAAMARIIGQLMAEIRVPYGVNVLWDPVASFDLAMAVDAQFIREIFTGAYASDFGVWNTNVGETIRHQQRIGAGKVKTLFNIVPEAAVYLGNRDIQSIAKSTVFNNRPDALCVSGLTAGSKTDSATLKLVKDTVPDTVVLANTGVCLENVEEQLSIADGCVTATHFKKDGIFENFVDGDRVARFMDKVRSIRQ from the coding sequence ATGAGTTGGCTTAAGTCAGTGATTGGCATAGAAAAAGCGGTGATAGCCATGTGTCATTTTCGAGCATTACCGGGAGATCCGGGTTTTGATACCAGCAAAGGCATGAGCTGGGTGATTGATCGGGCATATGAAGATTTGACCGCCTTACAAAACGGTGGAGTAGATGCGGTGATGTTCTCCAATGAGTTTAGTATGCCTTACTTAACCAAAGTGAAACCAGAAACCTCAGCCGCAATGGCCCGCATTATTGGTCAATTGATGGCGGAAATCCGGGTTCCATATGGGGTTAACGTACTCTGGGATCCGGTGGCCTCTTTTGATTTGGCTATGGCAGTAGACGCACAGTTCATTCGTGAAATTTTTACCGGGGCTTATGCCAGTGATTTCGGCGTTTGGAATACCAATGTTGGAGAGACTATTCGGCACCAGCAACGGATAGGTGCAGGAAAGGTGAAAACGCTGTTCAACATCGTACCGGAAGCAGCCGTCTATTTAGGTAATCGGGATATTCAGTCGATTGCTAAATCAACGGTATTTAACAATCGTCCGGATGCGCTCTGTGTTTCTGGTTTGACTGCTGGCAGCAAAACCGACTCGGCTACGCTGAAGTTAGTAAAAGATACGGTACCTGACACCGTGGTGTTAGCCAATACCGGGGTCTGTCTGGAAAACGTAGAAGAGCAGTTGTCTATTGCTGACGGTTGCGTTACTGCCACGCATTTCAAGAAAGACGGCATTTTTGAAAATTTTGTCGATGGAGATCGTGTAGCGCGATTTATGGATAAGGTTCGCAGTATTCGCCAATAA